The following proteins are co-located in the Microvirga ossetica genome:
- a CDS encoding sulfite exporter TauE/SafE family protein, whose translation MFGIPLFDLAWLVVALLAAGAITGLLAGVFGVGGGAVAVPILYELFRILEVPEEVRMPLCVGTSLAIIIPTSLRSFSAHKAKGAVDMTILRVWAVPVVLGVAIGSVIARYAPADLFKWVFVIVAGISAIRLLFGKDSWRLGLDMPAKPIMIAYGWLIGILSALMGIGGGQLSNLFMTFYNRPIHQAVATSSGLGILISIPGALGYIYAGWPHMADYPNVIAFQPPLALGYVSLLGFVLFIPTSTWMAPIGARLAHRLSKRRLEVAFGIFLLLVCARFFASLFP comes from the coding sequence ATGTTTGGCATTCCCCTGTTCGATCTGGCCTGGCTCGTGGTCGCCCTCCTGGCGGCCGGAGCGATCACCGGCCTGCTCGCCGGCGTGTTCGGCGTCGGCGGCGGAGCGGTGGCCGTGCCGATCCTCTACGAGCTCTTCCGGATCCTCGAGGTTCCCGAGGAAGTGCGCATGCCGCTCTGCGTCGGCACATCGCTCGCCATCATCATCCCGACCTCCCTGCGCTCCTTCTCCGCGCACAAGGCCAAGGGCGCCGTCGACATGACGATCCTGCGCGTCTGGGCGGTGCCCGTCGTTCTCGGCGTCGCCATCGGCAGCGTCATCGCCCGCTATGCGCCCGCAGACCTTTTCAAATGGGTGTTCGTGATCGTGGCCGGCATCTCCGCGATCCGCCTGCTCTTCGGCAAGGACAGCTGGCGCCTCGGCCTCGACATGCCGGCAAAGCCGATCATGATCGCTTACGGATGGCTCATCGGAATCCTCTCGGCCCTCATGGGCATCGGCGGCGGCCAGCTGTCGAACCTGTTCATGACCTTCTACAACCGGCCGATCCATCAGGCGGTCGCCACCTCCTCCGGTCTCGGAATTCTGATCTCGATCCCCGGCGCCCTCGGCTACATCTATGCCGGATGGCCGCATATGGCGGATTATCCGAATGTGATCGCCTTCCAGCCGCCGCTGGCGCTGGGCTATGTCTCCCTCCTCGGCTTCGTGCTGTTCATCCCGACCAGCACCTGGATGGCACCCATCGGCGCAAGGCTGGCGCATCGGCTGTCCAAGCGCAGGCTCGAGGTGGCTTTCGGCATCTTCCTCCTTCTCGTCTGCGCGAGGTTTTTCGCGAGCCTCTTCCCTTAA
- a CDS encoding DUF1028 domain-containing protein gives MTWSIIAKDPETGAFGVAVTTKFFAVGALCPHGGARIGALATQALVNPLYGTDGIRFLAEGRSAEEIVAVLTEGDPGRESRQLHVIDRDGRTAAHTGRDCVDWCGHLTDEGVSVAGNMLAGPMVIQATLDAYKRRADLPFADRFMSALDAGQAEGGDKRGKQSAAIKIWRDEPYPILDLRVDDHPEPLDELRRLYGVAHERFLAFMDAMATRANPGGITDRSWIDQKAREYQERLAGSASA, from the coding sequence ATGACATGGTCGATCATCGCCAAGGATCCCGAGACCGGCGCCTTCGGCGTTGCCGTCACCACCAAGTTCTTCGCCGTGGGAGCGCTCTGCCCCCACGGCGGCGCCCGCATCGGGGCTCTCGCCACGCAGGCGCTGGTCAATCCGCTCTACGGCACGGACGGCATCCGCTTCCTGGCCGAGGGCCGGAGCGCAGAGGAGATCGTGGCGGTTCTCACCGAAGGCGATCCCGGCAGGGAATCCCGCCAGCTCCACGTGATCGACCGGGACGGCCGCACCGCGGCCCATACGGGCCGCGACTGCGTCGACTGGTGCGGGCACCTCACGGATGAAGGCGTCTCCGTCGCCGGCAACATGCTGGCAGGGCCGATGGTGATCCAGGCGACGCTCGATGCCTACAAGCGTCGCGCCGACCTGCCCTTCGCCGACCGCTTTATGTCGGCGCTCGATGCGGGACAAGCCGAGGGCGGCGACAAGCGGGGCAAGCAGTCGGCGGCCATCAAGATCTGGCGTGACGAGCCCTACCCCATCCTGGATCTGCGCGTCGACGATCATCCCGAACCCCTGGACGAGCTGCGCCGCCTCTACGGCGTCGCCCATGAGCGCTTCCTCGCCTTCATGGATGCCATGGCGACCCGCGCCAATCCTGGCGGCATCACGGACCGGTCCTGGATCGACCAAAAGGCGCGCGAATATCAGGAGCGGCTTGCCGGCAGCGCCTCCGCGTAG
- a CDS encoding gamma-glutamyltransferase family protein, which yields MFTTRPEILGTFGIVTSTHWLATAAGMAMLEKGGNAFDACVASGFVLQVVEPHLVGPSGEVPAVFYSAKTKKVEVLCGQGTAPKGATIAHYKSEGLKLIPGNGMLATVVPGAFDAWMLLLRDHGLLSLREVLEPAIYYAEHGHPLLPRVSDTIKGLKEFFETEWPTSAAVFLPGGEVPRPRQLFRNPQLADTWKRVIREAEAKGSDREAQIEGARNAFYKGFVAEAIDAFVRKTEVMDQSGSHHRGVLTGDDMAKWSASYDAPQTYDYHNYRVNKIRPWGQGPVFLQTLALLKGFDLAAMGPTSARFVHTVVEAMKLAFADREAYYGDTDFVDVPIQTLLSDAYNDERRKLIADTASRELRPGRVEGYEDQVERTLKALRDLSTTDKKISGGEPTLASMRSARRGDTVHIDAVDRFGNMIAAMPSGGWLQSSPVIPELGFMLNSRAQMFWLEENLPASLAPGKRPRTTLTPTLAEKDGEPYMVFGSPGGDQQEQWQLLLFLRHAHHDLNLQEAIDQPMSHTAHFPSSFYPREQKPGHLMAEETYGAEVLDDLRARGHEVEVAPAWTVGRLVAASRDKDGLLHGAATPRLMQAYAAGR from the coding sequence ATGTTTACGACACGGCCCGAAATCCTCGGCACCTTCGGCATCGTCACCTCGACCCATTGGCTCGCCACAGCGGCAGGCATGGCGATGCTCGAAAAGGGCGGCAACGCCTTCGACGCCTGCGTCGCCTCCGGCTTCGTGCTGCAGGTGGTCGAGCCGCATCTGGTCGGCCCTTCCGGCGAAGTGCCTGCGGTGTTCTACTCGGCCAAGACCAAGAAGGTCGAAGTGCTCTGCGGCCAGGGCACCGCGCCGAAGGGCGCGACCATCGCGCATTACAAGAGCGAAGGCCTCAAGCTCATCCCCGGCAACGGCATGCTCGCCACCGTCGTGCCCGGCGCCTTCGATGCCTGGATGCTGCTGCTGCGCGACCACGGCCTGCTCTCCCTGAGAGAGGTGCTGGAGCCCGCCATCTATTATGCCGAGCACGGCCACCCGCTGCTGCCGCGCGTGTCGGACACGATCAAGGGCTTGAAGGAATTCTTCGAAACCGAGTGGCCCACCTCCGCCGCCGTCTTCCTGCCCGGCGGCGAGGTGCCCAGGCCCCGCCAGCTCTTCCGCAACCCGCAGCTCGCCGATACCTGGAAGCGCGTCATCCGCGAGGCGGAAGCGAAGGGCAGCGACCGCGAGGCGCAGATCGAAGGCGCGCGCAACGCCTTCTACAAGGGCTTCGTGGCCGAGGCCATCGACGCCTTCGTGCGCAAGACGGAGGTGATGGACCAGAGCGGCTCGCACCATCGCGGCGTGCTCACGGGCGACGACATGGCGAAGTGGTCCGCAAGCTATGACGCGCCGCAGACCTACGACTATCATAACTACCGTGTGAACAAGATCCGGCCCTGGGGCCAGGGTCCCGTCTTCCTGCAGACGCTGGCGCTGCTGAAGGGCTTCGATCTCGCGGCCATGGGCCCGACGAGCGCCCGGTTCGTCCACACGGTCGTCGAGGCCATGAAGCTCGCCTTCGCCGACCGCGAGGCCTATTACGGCGACACGGATTTCGTCGATGTGCCGATCCAGACGCTGCTCTCGGATGCCTACAACGACGAGCGCCGCAAGCTCATCGCCGACACCGCGTCGCGCGAGCTGCGCCCCGGCCGCGTCGAAGGCTACGAGGACCAGGTGGAGCGAACCCTGAAGGCTCTGCGCGATCTCTCGACCACCGACAAGAAGATCTCGGGCGGCGAGCCGACGCTCGCCTCCATGCGCTCGGCACGCCGCGGCGACACGGTTCACATCGACGCGGTCGACCGCTTCGGCAACATGATCGCCGCCATGCCCTCCGGCGGCTGGCTGCAATCCTCGCCCGTCATCCCGGAACTTGGCTTCATGCTCAACTCGCGGGCCCAGATGTTCTGGCTCGAGGAGAACCTGCCCGCGAGCCTCGCACCCGGCAAGCGCCCCCGCACCACGCTCACGCCGACCTTGGCGGAGAAGGACGGCGAGCCCTACATGGTCTTCGGCTCGCCCGGCGGCGACCAGCAGGAGCAATGGCAACTCCTCCTCTTCCTGCGCCATGCCCATCACGACCTGAACCTGCAGGAGGCCATCGACCAGCCGATGTCGCACACGGCGCATTTCCCGTCGTCCTTCTACCCGCGCGAGCAGAAGCCGGGGCATCTCATGGCCGAGGAGACCTATGGCGCCGAGGTCCTCGACGATCTGCGCGCCCGCGGCCACGAGGTCGAGGTCGCACCGGCCTGGACGGTGGGACGTCTCGTGGCGGCAAGCCGCGACAAGGACGGGTTGCTGCACGGCGCTGCGACCCCGCGCCTGATGCAGGCCTATGCGGCCGGGCGCTGA